GGTAAAATTCAGCGACGGCGTCAACGAGATCGGCGACGTCCGCCCTGGGATGCTGCTCGACGGAGTCGTGACGAACGTTACCAAGTTCGGCGCCTTCGTCGACGTTGGCGTCCACCAGGACGCCCTCATCCATATCTCGCAGCTCGCCAACGCCTACATCAACGACCCGTCGGAAGTGGTCGCCGTCGGCGACTTGGTTCGCGTGAAGGTGCTGGAGGTCGACGTCGAACGGAAGCGGATCGCCGTTTCGCGGAAGCAGGCAATGCCTGGCTGAACCTCCTCTTAAGCGCAGCGTCTGTCATCCCGAGCGGAGCGAGGGATCTCGTGGCTCCAACGAGCGTGCAGATTCTTCGCTGAGTTGACCCTGAGCGGTTCGAAGGGCTCAGAATGACGTTCCTGCTCGCCAACATTCGCTTCTAACAGCCCGAAAATCGGCAAAATCGGGCGTTGCGGCGGCCGCCTGCAGGAAGGGTTTCGCAACGCCGAAATGGAGAGTAGAATTGCGAGACGCCGTCCCGAGGAGCCTCGGGACGCTGCCGCCGCCTCGCCGCTGCGACCCGCAGATTGGCCGAGTTTCTTGGGGTTTCCGACCTCAATGGGCGACAGATCTCGCTTCGGCGGAGTAGCTCAGTCGGTTAGAGCAGCGGAATCATAATCCGCGTGTCGGGGGTTCGAATCCCTCCTCCGCTACTTTTACTTTTGTCGGTTGCTTCCTCGCGGGCGGCGACGCATTGCGAATCACCCTTGCCTCGGCGAGGGTTTTTTTATTGGGCTCTATTCTTTTGGGGCCTGCTTTTTGGCGCCGGCTAGATGGGCTGCTGCGTTGTATTTGTCACCCTTTGCGCAGCGCTTGTCATCCCGAGCGGAGCGAGGGATCTAGTAGCTCAAACGAGCTTCCAGATTCGTCGCTTCGCCCCGCATGAATTTGCTGTTCACTGACTGTCGCTTGAGCCCTGCAGATGTCGTGTCGCGTCATGTCGCGTCGCGTGAATGTCGCAATGCGATTTTAGGCGACACTAAGGTTTTGTTCTAAGTAGCGGCTGTCGCCAGTGTTGCGGCAATGGTCGCGTTCATGTCGCGTCGCGGAGGCGACACTAAGGAGAGTTTCCAGGCGCGAGATGCTGGTTCTTAGAGCCGGAGCTGGAGGTCGCGCGGAGCGACAACGGAGCCGTGACGGCGATCGCTTGATCGGCGGGGCGTGAGTTTTCAAAGAGCGCACGGGCATTCGTCTGAACAGAATGCCGCACGTGCGAGCCTAACCGATGGAGTGGCGTTTTACAGCGCGCGATTTTCGGCCACTTGTAGGCGCCGGCAGCGATGTCGACTGAAAGCAGGCGACGGTCGCCGCGTCGACAGCTTCGCAATCTTGCATCCGCTTATACCGTCTAGAACCTGACTCGCAGCGATACCTAGTCCTCGGTGGGCTGGAATTGGGGGGTAGAAGAGGCTAAAACCAGCTTTTTTGAGTTGATTTCTGTCGCCCAAACGCGCTCAATATGGTGCAGGCGCCGCTGTCTTGGCTGGGGTGGCGAGACATTTTTTTGCAGGTTACCCAGGCCGTACAGTTTAACTTTTCTAGCCGTCGATACTCTCTCAGTCCGAAACAATGAAGTACGCCTACGAAAATCTTAGTGATAAGCAGTTTGAAGCATTGGTAATCCTAATCTGCCAGCGTTTGCTGGGGATTGGCGTGCAGGGATTCAGTGACGGACCAGACGGAGGTCGGGACGCCAAATTTGTGGGGACCGCCGAACTTCACCCTAGCAAATCATCGCCTTGGACGGGTACCACGATCGTCCAGGCGAAGCACACGATTGGCTACAATTGCACGTTCAGCGACTCGGATTTCTACAGCGCCGGTAGTGCTGCATGCACCATTGCAGAAGAGCTTCCACGGATCAGGGCGTTGCGAGCGGGCGGGAATTTGGATAACTGCATTCTTTTTTCCAATAGAAGGTTGGCGGGGAATGCCGAGTCGATCATTCGTCGGCGAATTGCAACCGAGTGCGGAATTCCAGAAGAGTCCATTCACTTGTGTGGTCTTGAGCATTTGGAATTGCTGCTGGACGCCTTTCCCGAGATTGTCGGGAAGGCAGCGCTAGATCCGATCGATGGTCCGCTAATCATCACATCCGAAGATCTGGCTGAAGTCGTTACGTCGTTGGTGGAGCACAAGGCCGCTATAAGCAATGAGCCCCCCCGCCGCCCAGTGATCGGATTAGTTACGAAGATAAGAATGCATCAAACAATATGACGCCGGCTTATGCTGAGGCGCAACGTCGAAATTACCTCAAGGATACGGCTCAAATCGATGCATTCTTGGCGGCCCCTGAGAATCATGAGATACTGAAGCTCTATCAGGCTACAGTCGACGAAATTGAGCTCAAGATCATCGCACACCGGCAGGAATATCAAACATTCGATCGCGTAATGAATCGCCTTGCCGACCTGCTTTTCATGCGAGATCCCGTCTTGAGGAAGCACAAGAAGCTAACGCGAATGATGCTGTTTTATATGTACTGGAACTGCGACATCGGAAAGGTGCAACATGCTTCGGCCAGCTAAGCATTCGCACCCGGATCGAACGATTGTAAGTCTTTCGCTGATGCTCCTGCTGCGTCTCAAGGAGAAGCGGCTGGTCGGGTATGAGTCACTAAGAGAGCACGCCCAAAAATCCGTGCGAGGCGGTGAAACGTTGTTTCTGCCCGCAGTCAATTTTCTGTACTTGATGGGGATGATCGAGTACCGCCCTAAAACTGACTCATTCGAGT
This sequence is a window from Lacipirellula parvula. Protein-coding genes within it:
- a CDS encoding ABC-three component system protein; the encoded protein is MTPAYAEAQRRNYLKDTAQIDAFLAAPENHEILKLYQATVDEIELKIIAHRQEYQTFDRVMNRLADLLFMRDPVLRKHKKLTRMMLFYMYWNCDIGKVQHASAS
- a CDS encoding ABC-three component system middle component 8, which encodes MLLLRLKEKRLVGYESLREHAQKSVRGGETLFLPAVNFLYLMGMIEYRPKTDSFEYVGLNATI